The Plasmodium vinckei vinckei genome assembly, chromosome: PVVCY_14 genome window below encodes:
- a CDS encoding mRNA-decapping enzyme 2, putative, translated as MYMKKDSYKYYYKNTYKYSNNTGKSKKLFSAQRIKNLAKDKKLLDDALLDCYGRFIALLPEFLLKDHVHLYFQIQEAYWWYDDMWQDKYPDKLPKLSLKTFGYLICDDCPILKKYVPPSAHEKFSLNWRRYCRTIPLRGAILLNHNLKKCLLVKGWSTDNWSFPKGKIDELEEDSVCACREIYEEIGIDIFPYIDEQVYIETHIEDQPIKLFIIPGVKENTKFQPKTRKEIGAIRWFEIEKIEKFFFYKNYKGKGYNLLFDNKKERINASVVCPFIPNLIKWIAILKKCINGKSLEENAYVSSSIMSYKYQITGIDPNIIKSLQKVDADSTEMIKTALPKSDDDDFDGYYDNSEYVTKDVKAIEYNNKEKAELSCKNDQNYKEINDLLNTCMKSKDSNRNIEKKGGNNILYMNGGKNAQKNSNRNDTHNGTVNNTISNEQNSEKKESFPILLEKKSIGNLKIYEHVESYSDESVDFLKKKDTAKDHPKVVHSSPAMNEMLKFLDPNEQENSSNDDNKSEIPKSYNNKNISNTNNTDESDDDYSNNSNKFNENKMGVNKNSSEKKLSKDGNKGLGIGDNSYHDKMIVGNNDCKNNLVKYTNKDATGMDYNNNKKMSISSNGSINNNKGKYENSRNNRNVKNGRNSRNNNNIYGYNLNNNNNYNYYYNNTKEYNTAMKSGDWDYYDRKYRYNFNKIKTGHLSALRLKEVGLRSFDDQDIDKRKKLHLHLYGNKKKLYQTNKDVYRYNQKSMKNGCISLDDESVHYMPIKHKTKDACNDKTFGYNHSNGWSPEDMFKLNEEKFGVHSTYNIDKYTTPLIYNEECASQVNKIAMQKTNFSQKLKINKNGNDHGNKLITTIAKANNIKPTDTINNHTNEREDIKEGTNRKSAMVNRDEHMHSLNNGNDAYKILPKNILSTEADFSSNNNSSNKNEIKREDDCENSYFQNKNEKSNISNSKIDKLKLAYNNNDAILKGLKQQNENYHNKSDSTDEDMENTRSANEKLREQFLQKFKKEKGGVLNKMGSLYMKNDILGTIGSGININKRELVKAIIKNYYKEKGLIEGNEIGKSENTVGARENIESIEDIEERKYKLKQILNGGMKNMDLENNTMNKIINKNIINKISQHEMNKHINNIGSNMDIMTVNKTAINNNEDIKMINRKNVNIPNINSQIVESTKEKLEDGVLKNNNSGKFLLDLIKGSNKKQMTDENFFDSINNYNKKVMPENIKILSEQDILSKYYNKEDTKDNTNNNIVNYAINKVGGKKNTKDEQVRNIKYGDIESITKSNNSKSEHASSINTNNNFNEMAMIEKLSKHLNSYNPYE; from the coding sequence atgtatatgaaaaaagactcatataaatattattacaagAATACGTATAAGTACTCAAACAACACTGGGAAATCAAAGAAGCTATTTAGTGCTCagagaattaaaaatttagctaaagacaaaaaattattagatGATGCTTTATTAGACTGTTATGGACGATTCATAGCTTTGCTTCcagaatttttattaaaagacCATGTGcacttatattttcaaattcaAGAAGCTTATTGGTGGTATGATGATATGTGGCAAGACAAATATCCTGATAAATTACCAAAATTGAGTTTAAAGACATTTGGCTATTTAATATGTGATGATTGCccaatattaaaaaaatatgtaccCCCTTCAGCTCATGAAAAATTCTCATTAAATTGGAGGCGATATTGTAGAACTATACCTTTAAGAGGAGCAATTTTGTTGAACCATAATTTAAAGAAATGCTTATTAGTAAAAGGATGGAGCACAGATAACTGGTCTTTTCCCAAAGGTAAAATTGATGAACTCGAAGAAGATTCTGTTTGTGCTTGTAGAGAAATTTATGAAGAAATAGGAATAGatatatttccatatataGATGAGCAAGTGTATATCGAAACACATATTGAAGATCAAccaattaaattatttataataccCGGTGTAAAGGAAAACACAAAATTTCAACCTAAAACACGAAAAGAAATAGGAGCAATTCGATGGTttgaaattgaaaaaatagaaaaatttttcttttataaaaattataaaggaaaaggatataatttattatttgataataaaaaggagCGTATTAATGCTTCAGTAGTTTGCCCTTTTATaccaaatttaataaaatggatagcgatattaaaaaaatgtataaatggTAAATCTTTGGAAGAAAATGCATATGTGTCAAGTAGTATAATGTCATATAAGTATCAAATAACTGGAATTGAtccaaatattattaaaagtcTTCAAAAGGTTGACGCCGATTCAACTGAAATGATAAAAACCGCTTTACCTAAAAGTGATGATGATGACTTTGATGGTTATTATGATAATTCTGAATATGTAACAAAAGATGTGAAAGCAatagaatataataacaaagaGAAGGCCGAATTATCATGTAAAAACGaccaaaattataaagaaataaatgacTTATTAAATACGTGCATGAAAAGTAAGGATAGCAATCGAAATATAGAAAAGAAAGGaggaaataatattttatatatgaatggTGGAAAAAATGCTCAAAAAAATTCGAATCGTAATGATACACATAATGGTACGGTGAATAATACTATTTCTAATGAGCAAAATagcgaaaaaaaagaaagctttccaattttattagaaaaaaaaagtataggtaatttaaaaatatatgagcATGTAGAAAGCTATAGTGATGAATCAGtggattttttaaaaaagaaagacaCAGCAAAGGATCATCCAAAAGTTGTACATTCGTCACCGGCAATGAATGAGATGCTAAAATTTTTAGACCCTAATGAACAAGAAAACAGTAgtaatgatgataataagAGTGAAATACCCAAaagttataataataaaaatatatccaatacaaataatactGATGAAAGTGATGATGACTACAGTAATAACAgcaataaatttaatgagAATAAAATGGGAGTTAACAAAAATAgcagtgaaaaaaaattaagtaaAGATGGGAACAAGGGACTTGGTATAGGTGACAATAGTTATCATGATAAAATGATAGTAGGGAATAATGATtgcaaaaataatttagtaAAATATACTAACAAAGATGCAACAGGTATggattataataataataaaaaaatgagtatTAGTAGTAATGGaagtattaataataataaagggaaatatgaaaattctAGGAATAATCGAAATGTTAAAAACGGTAGAAATAGCaggaataataataatatatatggatataatttaaataataataataattataactattattataataatacgAAGGAATATAATACAGCTATGAAAAGTGGTGATTGGGATTATTATGATCGAAAATATCGATATaactttaataaaataaaaacggGGCATTTATCAGCTTTACGATTGAAAGAAGTAGGTTTAAGAAGTTTTGATGATCAAGATATAgataaaaggaaaaaattgcatttacatttatatggaaataaaaaaaaattatatcaaaCAAATAAAGATGTATATAGGTATAATCAAAAAAGCATGAAAAATGGATGCATATCATTAGATGATGAATCAGTTCATTATATGCCAATTAAGCATAAAACAAAAGATGCTTGTAATGATAAAACTTTTGGTTACAATCATTCAAATGGCTGGAGTCCCGAAGATatgtttaaattaaatgaagaaaaattCGGTGTCCATTCGACTtataatatagataaatatactactccattaatatataatgaagaaTGTGCATCACaagttaataaaattgcgatgcaaaaaacaaattttagcCAGAAACTAAAaatcaataaaaatggaaatgatcatggaaataaattaattacaACTATAGCCAAagctaataatataaaacctACTGACACTATTAATAATCATACTAACGAACGAGAAGACATTAAAGAGGGAACAAATAGAAAGAGTGCCATGGTGAATCGGGACGAGCATATGCattcattaaataatggaaatgatgcatataaaattttgcCTAAAAACATTTTGAGTACCGAAGCTGATTTTAGcagcaataataatagtagtaataaaaatgagatAAAAAGAGAAGATGATTGTGAAAATagttattttcaaaataaaaatgaaaaaagtaatatatCTAATTCTAAAATTGATAAGTTGAAATTGgcttataataataatgatgcTATTTTAAAAGGTCTTAAgcaacaaaatgaaaactaCCATAACAAATCTGATAGTACAGATGAAGATATGGAAAATACGAGAAGCGCTAATGAAAAACTCAGAGAGCAATTTCttcaaaaatttaaaaaggaaaaaggAGGAGtattaaacaaaatgggttctctatatatgaaaaatgatatattggGGACTATTGGTAGCGGAATCAATATCAATAAGAGGGAATTAGTCAAGGCTATtataaagaattattataaagaaaaggGGTTAATAGAAGGTAATGAAATAGGAAAATCAGAAAATACTGTAGGTGCTCgagaaaatatagaaagCATAGAAGATATAGAGGAaagaaaatacaaattgAAACAAATTTTGAATGGAggaatgaaaaatatggattTAGAAAACAATACTATGAAtaagataataaataagaatataattaataaaataagccAACATGAAAtgaataaacatattaataatattggaAGTAATATGGATATTATGACTGTCAATAAAACtgcaataaataataatgaagatatcaaaatgataaatagaaaaaatgtgAATATACCCAATATAAATTCTCAAATTGTAGAAAGCACAAAGGAGAAACTAGAAGATGGGGTTTTAAAGAATAACAATTCAggtaaatttttattagatTTAATTAAAGGAAGTAACAAAAAGCAAATGACCGATGAAAACTTTTTTGATTCAATTAATAACTATAATAAGAAAGTTATGCCAGAAAATATCAAGATTTTAAGCGAACAAGATATATTAAGTAAATACTACAATAAGGAAGATACTAAggataatacaaataataatattgtgAATTATGCTATTAATAAAGTTGGTGGGAAAAAGAATACTAAAGATGAGCAAgtaagaaatataaaatatggtgATATTGAAAGTATAACtaaaagtaataatagtaaaagCGAGCACGCTTCTTCtattaatacaaataataattttaatgaaatgGCTATGATTGAAAAGCTATCGAAGCATTTAAACAGTTATAATCCTTACGAATGA
- a CDS encoding 60S ribosomal protein L24, putative yields MASIKTTVKTEACSFSEYRIYPGRGQKYIAKDGKVYFYLSSKFASLALQKKKAAKLRWTQTWRRNNKKTKVEATQRRRYKKTIKVQKAVCGLSVEDIRNRKAYVQSIEAKFKSRDNIDIKTYSHVVKLRKAKKASVYIYTFTLSFLSNGKCFICFFILNDNNKARFAGKEKEDKKKGKDDKKKNAAPVQQKKEFTKGNKLLNLAKNKMHKMMKK; encoded by the exons atggcATCAATCAAAACAACAGTAAAAACAGAAGCCTGCTCCTTCAGCGAATACAGGATATATCCTGGTAGAggacaaaaatatattgccAAGGATGGTAAAGtatatttctatttatCTTCAAAGTTCGCTTCACTTGCCTTACAAAAGAAGAAGGCCGCTAAGTTGAGATGGACACAg ACTTGGAGAcgaaataacaaaaaaacaaaagtcGAAGCCACACAAAGAAGACGATATAAGAAAACCATCAAAGTGCAAAAGGCTGTTTGCGGTTTAAGTGTTGAAGATATAAGAAACAGAAAAGCCTACGTGCAAAGTATTGAAGCTAAA TTTAAGAGTCGTGATAATATTGACATCAAAACATATTCTCACGTAGTAAAACTTCGAAAAGCAAAGAAGGCTtctgtttatatatatacatttacattatcatttttaagtaatggcaaatgttttatttgtttttttattttaaatgataat AATAAAGCACGTTTTGCAGGAAAAGAAAaggaagataaaaaaaaaggtaaAGATgacaagaaaaaaaatgcagcACCAGttcaacaaaaaaaagaatttacTAAGGGTAATAAATTACTAAATTTAGCCAAAAACAAAATGCataaaatgatgaaaaaataa
- a CDS encoding protein phosphatase PPM6, putative, translating into MGNCMAFINHSKLKKKKNTFTNLDLYLEDAHDSDSSDQYQRRIRRNRINNNSNGTTISNDISNSNDQRSSHITNGNISNSYENSENESYIQHNNSENIDKEKGTKDNNNTENDKNAQSYKSINHQTHNDSISCNCEKNDHGQCDCELNKSNQLCEKSGTSTSIATIISPNIPKRKQKQNVLNIKYSNMALSDIRDADIIITFLFSLFLYFNANNIVDMFDRNKKERYSLKNPLNINHDVIKFPTFPKEIIDNFLKNDFTLLKKYIKNKCNKLKKKYRTNLENGNNEKEEKSGKKNFKYELKIKKEKCTFAKIVESVDRNESTFRDITEILYDENMPDIKITFVVMGAYSFYQKNMKPFQDKNTFFYKSPSYSCDAEISVACKKGRKLDCPNQDDFTIIQTNEWILIMVFDGHGPSGHDISNFSHVVLPLIFSYNIERIFENPVRTMKTIFYMINCYLVNYSYCINNNINPININFIDYNLSGTTCTIILYNFLTKKIYSAHTGDSRAVMGKHDAKTNTYKAYNITEDHKPSLKLEKDRIQAFGGEVKKLQGDVSYRVFVKNEMYPGLAMSRAIGDITSSFIGVTCEPTIKIFDKTDEDKFIIVATDGIWEFISSEECVQMVARKRKKKVHVAMEEIIKESWRRWERIDTVDDMTLAILYF; encoded by the exons ATGGGTAATTGTATGGCATTTATAAATCattcaaaattaaaaaaaaagaaaaatacatttaCAAATTTGGATTTATATCTTGAAGATGCGCACGACTCAGATAGTAGTGATCAATATCAAAGAAGAATTCGAAGAAACcgaataaataataatagtaacgGAACAACAATTAGTAATGATATAAGTAATTCAAACGACCAAAGATCTAGTCATATTACAAACGGAAATATTTCTAATAGTTATGAAAATAGTGAAAATGAAAGTTACATTcaacataataatagtgaaaacatagataaagaaaaaggaACCAAAGATAATAACAACAccgaaaatgataaaaatgccCAATCATATAAATCTATAAATCATCAAACCCACAATGATTCCATATCTTGTAATTGTGAAAAGAATGATCATGGTCAATGTGATTgtgaattaaataaatcaaatcAATTGTGTGAAAAAAGTGGAACTTCCACAAGTATTGCAACTATAATTAGTCCAAATATTccaaaaagaaaacaaaaacaaaatgttttaaacataaaatatagtaaTATGGCATTAAGTGACATACGAGACGctgatattataattacctttttatttagtCTCTTCCTTTATTTTAATGCTAATAATATAGTAGATATGTTcgatagaaataaaaaagaaagatattcattaaaaaatccattaaatattaatcatgatgttataaaatttcCAACTTTTCCAAAAGAAATcattgataattttttaaaaaatgatttcacattattaaaaaaatatataaaaaataaatgtaataaattaaaaaaaaaatatagaacaaatttagaaaatggaaataatgaaaaagaagaaaaaagtggaaagaaaaattttaaatatgaattaaaaataaaaaaagaaaaatgtaCATTTGCAAAAATCGTAGAATCGGTTGATAGAAATGAATCAACATTTAGAGATATCACAGAAATActatatgatgaaaatatgccagatattaaaattacatTTGTTGTTATGGGAGCATATTccttttatcaaaaaaatatgaaaccATTTcaagataaaaatacattcttttataaatcACCATCATATTCATGTGATGCAGAAATATCAGTAGCATGTAAAAAAGGAAGAAAACTAGATTGCCCCAATCAAGATGATTTTACAATAATTCAAACAAACGAATGGATCTTAATTATGGTATTTGATGGACATGGTCCATCAGGGCATGATATAAGTAATTTTTCTCATGTTGTTCTTCccttaatattttcatataatatcgagcgaatatttgaaaatccTGTGCGCACAATgaaaacaatattttatatgataaattgttatttagttaattattcttattgtataaataataatataaatcctattaatatcaattttattgattataatttaagtGGAACAACATgtactattattttatataattttttaacaaaaaaaatatactctGCTCATACAGGTGATAGTAGAGCAGTTATGGGAAAACATGATGCGAAGACTAATACATATAaggcatataatataacagAAGATCATAAACCTTCTttaaaattagaaaaagaTAGAATTCAAGCATTTGGTGGTgaagttaaaaaattacaagGAGATGTATCATATAGagtttttgtaaaaaatgaaatgtaTCCTGGTTTAGCTATGAGTAGAGCTATAGGGGATATTACTTCTTCATTTATTGGTGTCACTTGTGAACCtactattaaaattttcgaTAAAACAGATGaagataaatttattattgttgcTACTGATGGCATATGGGAATTTATAAGTAGTGAGGAATGCGTCCAAATGGTCGCAAGAAAACGAAAGAAAAAGGTCCATGTTGCCATGG aagaaataattaaagaGTCATGGAGAAGATGGGAACGAATTGATACCGTCGACGAT ATGACCCTTGCCATTCTATATTTCTAa
- a CDS encoding U4/U6 small nuclear ribonucleoprotein PRP3, putative, giving the protein MNEPQKKRKSRWGEAEKKDDTEKDEKDNQPVNILENLALNSKTPLANSLGNSGSISNQGLPNPILNLPIFTSAIHLNILKATESAKLAIEKAKRANQLKDEIRNNINKIKYMPKALKFDDQGREIDDEGNVINIKPIPYSTLKVNINKLNENNILKKKENDDDEIIEDSKWFDPRIKNNNKNDNVIKKKKNALNFIVPGSYIKQQATARKFYNSKSNINNDIKKMFEEKKKKGQSFEELSLNFLRNDININPNLIDINSINNFGKQKEWSESDKYDIDEKWDTVIFKKVENQENLEEYISEQIDNWNNKNINDDEENDEDENIEENENGLSRKTLFEVNKELEKCENSKILVLENSELIFNNALYKINLKRITKYIEHPVPLNAEKKDESLNTPHMFLTPLERKKLRKRKRQEKEREKQDKIRIGLIPPPPPKMKLSNLMRVLGNSAVAQPSRIELQVREQMKERELRHFQQNQERKLKPEEKSKKKINKWKSNPDEENEVLVIYITKVNNKKHIFKININAQQLHLTGVFVMTVLYNFIIVEGKHISIERYKRLIFRRIKWDEDEMEGDEDEEAGDDVGNGNNDENRNKNKLIYEFDDNNNNTNFENNGDTDFSMLNKERGVNCSLIWSGTTKKKNFLNWKILVAKTEMEVTEYLKEHDAMHYFHIIKKHHNVLEI; this is encoded by the coding sequence ATGAATGAACCtcaaaagaaaagaaaatcgAGGTGGGGAGAAGCAGAAAAGAAAGATGATACagaaaaagatgaaaagGATAATCAGCCAGTCAACATTTTAGAGAATCTAGCTTTAAATTCTAAAACACCACTAGCTAATAGCCTTGGAAATAGTGGGAGCATATCCAACCAAGGACTACCAAATcctattttaaatttaccAATATTTACATCAGCAAtccatttaaatatattaaaggCTACTGAATCTGCGAAACTTGCTATTGAAAAAGCAAAACGAGCAAATCAACTTAAAGATGAaataagaaataatataaacaaaataaaatatatgccgAAAGCATTAAAATTTGATGATCAAGGAAGAGAAATTGATGATGAAGGTAAcgtaataaatataaaaccaATACCCTATTCAACTTTAAAagtgaatataaataaattaaatgaaaataatattttaaaaaagaaagaaaatgatgatgatGAAATAATTGAAGATTCAAAATGGTTTGATCCtcgaataaaaaataataataaaaatgataatgtaataaaaaaaaaaaagaatgctttaaattttatagtCCCAGGTTCATATATTAAGCAACAAGCAACTGCcagaaaattttataatagtaaatcaaatataaataatgatattaaaaaaatgtttgaagaaaaaaaaaagaagggACAATCTTTTGAAGAGCtatcattaaattttttaagaaatgatataaatataaacccCAACTTGATAGACATAAAtagtattaataattttggaAAACAAAAGGAATGGTCTGAATCtgataaatatgatattgATGAAAAATGGGATACcgtaatatttaaaaaggtCGAAAATCAGGAAAATTTAGAAGAATATATTAGCGAGCAAATAGATAAttggaataataaaaatattaatgacGACGAAGAAAATGACGAAGACGAAAATATCGAAGAGAATGAAAATGGACTTTCGAGAAAAACACTGTTTGAAGTTAATAAGGAACTAgaaaaatgtgaaaataGCAAAATACTTGTTTTAGAAAACTCtgaattaatatttaataatgccttatacaaaataaatttgaaaagaATAACAAAGTATATAGAACATCCAGTTCCATTAAATGCAGAGAAAAAAGATGAATCATTAAATACGCCTCATATGTTTTTAACACCCTTAgaacgaaaaaaattaagaaaaagaaaaagacaagaaaaagaaagagaAAAACAAGATAAAATACGAATTGGGTTAATTCCCCCACCTCCCCctaaaatgaaattatcAAATTTGATGAGGGTTTTGGGGAATAGTGCCGTTGCACAACCATCAAGAATTGAACTACAAGTAAGAGAACAGATGAAAGAAAGAGAATTAAGACATTTTCAACAAAATCaagaaagaaaattaaaaccagaagaaaaaagtaaaaaaaaaattaataaatggaaaTCAAATCCagatgaagaaaatgaagttttagttatatatataacaaaagtaaacaataaaaaacatatttttaagattaatataaatgctCAACAATTGCATTTGACAGGCGTATTTGTAATGACTgttctttataattttataattgtcGAAGGAAAACATATATCAATAGAAAGATACAAACGTTTAATCTTCAGAAGAATTAAATGGGATGAAGATGAAATGGAGGGTGACGAGGATGAAGAAGCAGGTGATGATGTGGGTAATGGAAATAACGATGAAAatcgaaataaaaataaattgatatatgaatttgatgataataacaataatacaaatttcGAAAATAATGGTGATACTGATTTTAGCAtgttaaataaagaaagaGGAGTTAATTGTAGTTTAATTTGGAGTGGCactactaaaaaaaaaaattttttaaattggaAAATTCTTGTAGCTAAAACCGAGATGGAAGTCACAGAATATTTGAAGGAACACGATGCCATGCACTATTTTcacattattaaaaagcATCACAATGTATTGGAAATATAG